A single genomic interval of Rhodopseudomonas palustris harbors:
- a CDS encoding DUF1134 domain-containing protein codes for MSFVTRRAALAFVALAALNVPAVAQQQPLPPKSPAGPNTYGPDELVGAGHRFFGNVSRGLASVIERAVSQWGLPNGYVLGEEGSGAFVAGLRYGEGTLYTKNAGDLKVYWQGPSVGFDWGGNGARTMTLVYNLPSTNAIYQRFGGIDGSAYVVGGFGMTALTANGIVLVPIQSGIGLRLGANIGYLKFTPSATWNPF; via the coding sequence ATGAGCTTCGTGACGCGTCGCGCCGCGCTGGCCTTTGTTGCGCTGGCGGCCCTGAATGTGCCGGCTGTGGCGCAGCAACAGCCATTGCCACCGAAGTCCCCCGCCGGCCCGAACACCTACGGGCCGGACGAACTGGTCGGCGCCGGCCACCGCTTCTTCGGCAACGTCTCGCGCGGCCTCGCCTCGGTGATCGAGCGCGCGGTCAGCCAGTGGGGCCTGCCCAACGGCTATGTGCTCGGCGAAGAAGGCTCGGGCGCGTTCGTGGCCGGCCTGCGCTACGGCGAAGGCACGCTCTACACCAAGAACGCCGGTGACCTGAAAGTGTACTGGCAGGGCCCGTCGGTCGGCTTCGACTGGGGCGGCAACGGCGCCCGCACCATGACGCTGGTGTACAATCTGCCCTCCACCAACGCGATCTATCAGCGGTTCGGCGGCATCGACGGCTCGGCCTATGTGGTCGGCGGCTTCGGCATGACCGCGCTGACTGCCAACGGCATCGTGCTGGTGCCGATCCAGTCGGGTATCGGCCTGCGGCTCGGTGCCAATATCGGCTACCTGAAGTTCACCCCCTCGGCGACCTGGAATCCGTTCTGA
- a CDS encoding YHS domain-containing (seleno)protein, with protein MTAQRQERNRMRLRIALIGLLGLVAVCSSASTIVLAGTTERLVVDRTTGLAIDGFDPVAYFTDHQARQGQSEFEASAKGAVWRFCNDDNRKFFLARPDIYGPQFGGYDPVAVARGVPLAGNALIWLISGQRLYLFDREENRDAFAANPERYLHDARERWPGLLATLAE; from the coding sequence ATGACGGCACAGCGGCAGGAACGGAACCGGATGCGCCTTCGAATCGCCTTGATCGGACTGCTCGGCCTCGTTGCCGTCTGCAGTTCTGCGTCCACGATTGTGCTCGCCGGCACGACCGAGCGCCTCGTGGTCGATCGCACCACCGGTCTTGCGATCGATGGCTTCGATCCGGTGGCGTATTTCACCGATCATCAGGCGCGGCAAGGCCAATCCGAGTTCGAGGCCTCTGCGAAAGGCGCGGTCTGGCGGTTCTGCAACGACGACAATCGCAAGTTCTTTCTCGCGCGGCCGGATATCTACGGCCCACAGTTCGGCGGTTACGACCCGGTCGCGGTGGCGCGAGGCGTGCCGCTTGCCGGCAACGCGCTGATCTGGCTGATCAGTGGCCAGCGACTGTATCTGTTCGACCGCGAGGAAAACCGCGATGCCTTCGCGGCCAACCCGGAGCGCTATCTCCACGATGCCCGCGAGCGCTGGCCGGGACTGTTGGCAACGCTCGCCGAATAG
- a CDS encoding 3'(2'),5'-bisphosphate nucleotidase CysQ family protein, whose protein sequence is MTAAFEQPAVVSAEHAAALLEPLTKLVLRAGAAIMAIPRDAKVTQKPDGSPVTPADLAADQVIAEGLAQIAPHVPVLSEECCGNGRPTSGSFFVVDPLDGTKEYIAGRDEFTVNLALVCDGVPVLGIIGAPALGLAWRGVVGHGAEQLTVAADGLSFAATAIRTRPLPQPGEPWTATVSRSHLDPATVAFIDARPGAVHATLGSSLKFCRIAEGKADIYPRLAPICEWDIAAGAALVVAAGGKVTDAAGAPLRFDAPRPNFIVPEFIAWGDPDGR, encoded by the coding sequence ATGACTGCCGCGTTCGAACAGCCCGCCGTCGTTTCGGCCGAGCACGCCGCCGCTTTGCTCGAACCGCTCACCAAGCTGGTGCTGCGCGCCGGGGCGGCGATCATGGCGATCCCGCGCGACGCCAAGGTCACCCAGAAGCCGGACGGCTCGCCGGTGACGCCCGCCGATCTCGCCGCTGACCAGGTGATCGCCGAGGGACTGGCGCAGATCGCTCCGCACGTCCCGGTGCTGTCCGAAGAATGTTGCGGCAACGGACGACCGACATCGGGCAGCTTCTTCGTGGTCGATCCGCTCGACGGCACCAAGGAGTACATCGCCGGCCGCGACGAATTCACCGTCAACCTGGCGCTGGTGTGCGACGGGGTGCCGGTGCTCGGCATCATCGGCGCGCCGGCTCTAGGGCTGGCGTGGCGCGGCGTGGTCGGCCATGGCGCTGAGCAACTGACTGTCGCCGCGGACGGGCTCAGCTTTGCAGCCACCGCCATCCGCACGCGGCCACTGCCGCAGCCGGGCGAGCCGTGGACCGCAACGGTCAGCCGGTCGCATCTCGATCCCGCCACCGTCGCCTTCATCGACGCCCGCCCGGGCGCCGTACATGCGACGCTGGGGTCGTCGCTGAAATTCTGCCGGATCGCCGAAGGCAAGGCCGACATCTACCCGCGGCTGGCGCCGATCTGCGAGTGGGATATCGCGGCAGGCGCTGCGCTGGTCGTCGCCGCGGGCGGCAAGGTGACCGACGCGGCCGGCGCGCCGTTGCGGTTCGACGCACCGCGGCCGAACTTCATCGTGCCGGAATTCATCGCCTGGGGCGACCCTGACGGTCGCTAG
- the chpT gene encoding histidine phosphotransferase ChpT, whose product MSDTQSPAVQAPAPDALELAALLCSRVCHDLISPVGAIVNGLEVLDDSSKQEDRDFALELIRKSAKTASARLQFCRLAFGAAGSAGAQIDLGDAQNMARGHLEDDKTKLTWNLPRLLLAKNRVKLLLNMLVIAQQTIPRGGTLTIDPIGEGDNLSFRIVAAGINARTPHNIVDLLNGTQSGPIESHGVQPYYTRLLAQACGLTVSLAPEGDTMVVTAS is encoded by the coding sequence ATGTCCGACACCCAATCTCCCGCTGTGCAGGCTCCCGCTCCCGATGCGCTGGAGTTGGCGGCGCTGCTGTGTTCGCGGGTGTGCCACGATCTCATCAGCCCGGTCGGTGCGATCGTCAATGGCCTGGAAGTGCTCGACGACAGCTCCAAGCAGGAAGACCGCGATTTCGCGCTCGAATTAATTCGAAAGAGTGCCAAAACCGCATCGGCACGCCTGCAGTTCTGCCGCCTGGCGTTCGGCGCGGCGGGCTCGGCTGGTGCCCAGATCGATCTCGGTGACGCGCAGAACATGGCGCGCGGTCACCTCGAAGACGACAAGACCAAGCTGACCTGGAATCTGCCGCGGCTGCTGCTCGCCAAGAACCGGGTCAAGCTGCTGCTCAACATGCTGGTGATTGCACAGCAGACGATTCCGCGCGGTGGTACGCTGACGATCGACCCGATCGGAGAAGGCGACAATTTGTCCTTCCGCATCGTTGCGGCCGGTATCAACGCCCGCACGCCGCACAACATCGTCGATCTGCTCAACGGGACTCAGAGCGGTCCGATCGAGTCGCACGGCGTGCAGCCGTACTACACGCGACTGCTCGCGCAGGCCTGCGGATTGACCGTTTCACTCGCCCCGGAAGGCGACACCATGGTGGTAACTGCGTCCTGA
- a CDS encoding hybrid sensor histidine kinase/response regulator: protein MDDLLREFLTETFESLDTVDNQLVRFEQEPNNAKILDNIFRLVHTIKGTCGFLGLPRLEALAHAAETLMGKFRDGMPVTGEAVTLILTTIDRIKDILTQLEATQAEPEGEDGDLIGELERLSMRSPEEIAAELGGAAPVEVAEVEAPAEAVVAEAADANSTEGTLVAQTLERPLRPGEVSLDELERAFRETEIEMASPPLQPAVSEAPAAVAEAAPPEPKLAKPAKPAAKPAAKKSGGEGEGAAEGGAAGGVANQSIRVNVDTLEHLMTMVSELVLTRNQLLEISRRHEDNEFKVPLQRLSTVTAELQDGVMKTRMQPIGNAWQKLPRIVRDLAAELGKQIELEMHGADTELDRQVLDLIKDPLTHMVRNSADHGLEKPEDRARAGKPEQGTIRLSAYHEGGHIVICIADNGRGLDTERIKAKALANGLVTEAELEKMTEAQIHKFIFAPGFSTAAAVTSVSGRGVGMDVVRTNIDQIGGTIEVKSVAGEGSAITIKIPLTLAIVSALIVEAGGDRFAIPQLAVVELVRARANSEHRIERIKDTPVLRLRDKLLPLIHLKKLLGIDEGANSEPENGFIVVTQVGSQTFGIVVDGVFHTEEIVVKPMSTKLRHIGMFSGNTILGDGAVIMIVDPNGIAQALGTAVSAQHDISDQAAASRNASAEQLTSLLVFRAGSSQPKAVPLSLVTRLEEIASDKIEMSNGRYMVQYRDQLMPLVLMEGVEVATSGVQPILVFADEDRSMGLVVDEIVDIVEEHLHIQVGSSREGILGSAVIKGQATEVIDVAHFLPMAFSDWLARKEMKQSLTTRSVLLVDDSAFFRNMLGPVLKAAGYKVRVATSAVEGLSVLRSGAQFDVILTDIEMPEMNGFEFAEAIRSDTKMSNLPVIALSSLVSPAAIERGRQAGLTDYIAKFDRPGLIAALKEQTTMHATPEVLEQAA, encoded by the coding sequence ATGGACGATCTTCTTCGTGAGTTTTTGACGGAGACCTTCGAGAGCCTGGACACGGTTGACAACCAGTTGGTCCGGTTTGAGCAGGAGCCGAACAACGCGAAGATATTGGACAATATTTTTCGTCTTGTTCACACCATCAAGGGAACGTGCGGGTTTCTAGGGTTGCCGCGGCTTGAAGCGCTTGCGCACGCGGCCGAGACCCTGATGGGCAAATTCCGGGACGGGATGCCGGTGACGGGGGAGGCGGTGACGCTGATCCTGACCACGATCGACCGGATCAAGGACATTCTGACCCAGCTGGAGGCGACCCAGGCCGAGCCCGAGGGCGAGGACGGCGACCTGATCGGGGAGCTGGAGCGGCTGTCGATGCGCTCGCCGGAGGAGATCGCGGCCGAACTCGGCGGCGCTGCGCCGGTGGAGGTTGCCGAAGTCGAAGCTCCTGCCGAAGCTGTTGTGGCCGAGGCGGCCGACGCCAATTCGACCGAAGGCACCCTGGTGGCGCAGACGCTGGAGCGTCCGCTGCGGCCGGGTGAAGTGTCGCTGGATGAGCTGGAGCGCGCCTTCCGCGAGACCGAGATCGAGATGGCCTCGCCGCCGCTGCAGCCGGCCGTGAGCGAAGCTCCGGCTGCTGTGGCCGAAGCCGCGCCGCCTGAACCGAAGCTGGCCAAGCCCGCCAAACCGGCCGCCAAGCCGGCGGCGAAGAAGTCCGGCGGCGAAGGCGAGGGCGCAGCGGAAGGTGGGGCCGCTGGCGGCGTCGCCAACCAGTCGATCCGCGTCAATGTCGATACCCTCGAACACCTGATGACGATGGTGTCGGAGCTGGTGCTGACCCGCAACCAGCTGCTCGAGATCAGCCGCCGCCACGAGGACAACGAGTTCAAGGTGCCGCTGCAGCGGCTCTCCACCGTCACCGCCGAGCTGCAGGACGGGGTGATGAAGACCCGGATGCAGCCGATCGGCAACGCCTGGCAGAAGCTGCCGCGCATCGTCCGCGATCTGGCCGCCGAACTCGGCAAGCAGATCGAGCTGGAGATGCACGGTGCCGACACCGAGCTCGACCGCCAGGTGCTCGACCTGATCAAGGACCCGCTCACCCATATGGTGCGCAACTCCGCCGACCACGGGCTGGAGAAGCCCGAGGACCGGGCGCGCGCCGGCAAGCCCGAGCAGGGCACCATCCGCCTGTCCGCCTATCACGAGGGCGGCCACATCGTGATCTGCATCGCCGACAACGGCCGCGGGCTCGACACCGAACGGATCAAGGCCAAGGCCTTGGCCAACGGGCTGGTCACCGAGGCCGAACTCGAGAAGATGACCGAGGCGCAGATCCACAAGTTCATCTTCGCGCCGGGCTTCTCGACCGCCGCCGCCGTCACCTCGGTGTCGGGCCGCGGCGTCGGCATGGACGTGGTGCGCACCAATATCGACCAGATCGGTGGCACCATCGAGGTGAAGTCGGTTGCCGGCGAAGGCTCGGCCATCACCATCAAGATCCCGCTGACCCTGGCGATCGTCTCGGCGCTGATCGTCGAAGCCGGCGGTGACCGCTTCGCGATCCCGCAGCTCGCGGTGGTCGAGCTGGTGCGGGCACGGGCCAACTCCGAGCACCGCATCGAGCGGATCAAGGATACGCCGGTCCTCAGACTGCGCGACAAGCTGCTGCCACTGATCCATCTGAAGAAGCTGCTCGGCATCGACGAGGGCGCCAACAGCGAGCCGGAGAACGGCTTCATCGTGGTGACCCAGGTCGGCAGCCAGACCTTCGGCATCGTGGTCGACGGCGTGTTCCACACCGAAGAAATCGTCGTCAAGCCGATGTCGACCAAGCTGCGTCACATCGGAATGTTCTCGGGCAACACCATCCTGGGCGACGGCGCGGTGATCATGATCGTCGATCCGAACGGGATCGCGCAGGCGCTCGGCACCGCGGTGTCGGCGCAGCACGATATCTCCGACCAGGCGGCGGCGAGCCGCAACGCCTCGGCCGAACAGCTCACCTCGCTGCTGGTGTTCCGCGCCGGTTCGAGCCAGCCGAAGGCGGTGCCGCTGTCGCTGGTGACGCGCCTGGAAGAGATCGCCTCCGACAAGATCGAGATGTCGAACGGCCGCTACATGGTGCAGTACCGCGACCAGCTGATGCCCTTGGTGCTGATGGAAGGCGTCGAGGTCGCCACCAGCGGCGTGCAGCCGATCCTGGTGTTCGCCGACGAGGACCGGTCGATGGGCCTTGTGGTCGACGAGATCGTCGACATCGTCGAGGAGCATCTGCACATCCAGGTCGGCTCCAGCCGCGAGGGCATTCTCGGCTCTGCGGTGATCAAGGGCCAGGCCACCGAGGTGATCGACGTCGCGCACTTCCTCCCGATGGCGTTCTCCGACTGGCTGGCGCGCAAGGAGATGAAGCAGTCGCTGACCACCCGCTCGGTGCTACTGGTCGATGACAGTGCGTTCTTCCGCAACATGCTGGGTCCGGTGCTGAAGGCGGCGGGCTACAAGGTGCGGGTCGCGACCTCGGCGGTCGAGGGCCTGTCGGTGCTGCGCTCGGGTGCGCAGTTCGACGTGATCCTGACCGATATCGAGATGCCGGAGATGAACGGCTTCGAGTTCGCCGAAGCGATCCGCTCCGACACCAAGATGTCGAACCTGCCGGTGATCGCGCTGAGTTCGCTGGTGTCGCCGGCGGCGATCGAGCGCGGCCGCCAGGCCGGTCTGACCGACTACATCGCCAAGTTCGATCGGCCCGGCCTGATCGCTGCGCTGAAGGAGCAGACCACGATGCATGCGACGCCCGAAGTGCTGGAGCAGGCGGCATGA
- a CDS encoding chemotaxis protein CheW: MSRTIDAISGNTTQFATAMIGGQLFGLPISRVQDVFMPERLTRVPLAPDDVAGVLNLRGRIVTAIDMRARLGLPKNQDGKPPMAMGVDLRGESYGLLIDSIGEVLTLPDEGRETNPVNLDPRMASFANGVHRLDGQLMVVLDVDKVLEIATQRMAA, from the coding sequence ATGAGCCGCACCATCGACGCGATCAGCGGCAACACCACCCAGTTCGCCACCGCGATGATCGGCGGGCAGCTATTCGGGCTGCCGATCAGCCGGGTGCAGGACGTGTTCATGCCGGAACGGCTGACCCGGGTGCCGCTGGCGCCGGATGACGTCGCCGGCGTTCTGAACCTGCGCGGCCGGATCGTCACCGCGATCGACATGCGGGCCCGTCTCGGGCTGCCGAAGAACCAGGACGGCAAGCCGCCGATGGCGATGGGCGTCGACCTGCGCGGCGAATCCTACGGCCTGCTGATCGACTCCATCGGCGAAGTGCTGACCCTGCCGGACGAGGGCCGCGAGACCAACCCGGTCAACCTCGACCCCCGCATGGCCTCCTTCGCCAACGGCGTCCACCGCCTCGACGGACAGCTCATGGTCGTCCTCGACGTCGACAAAGTGCTCGAAATCGCAACTCAACGTATGGCTGCATAA
- a CDS encoding response regulator, whose translation MKTCLVVDDSSVIRKVARRILEGLDFEIVEAEDGEKALEACKHGLPDAVLLDWNMPVMDGYEFLRNLRRMPGGDAPKVVFCTTENDVAHIARALHAGANEYIMKPFDKDIVTAKFQEVGLI comes from the coding sequence ATGAAGACATGTCTGGTGGTCGACGACTCGAGCGTCATCCGGAAGGTCGCGCGGCGCATCCTCGAAGGTCTCGACTTCGAGATCGTCGAAGCTGAAGACGGCGAGAAGGCGCTCGAAGCCTGTAAGCACGGGCTGCCCGACGCCGTTCTGCTCGATTGGAACATGCCGGTGATGGATGGCTACGAGTTCCTGCGCAATCTGCGCCGGATGCCCGGCGGCGACGCGCCGAAGGTGGTGTTCTGCACCACCGAGAACGACGTCGCGCACATCGCGCGCGCGCTGCATGCCGGCGCCAACGAGTACATCATGAAGCCGTTCGACAAAGACATCGTCACGGCGAAGTTTCAGGAAGTCGGCCTGATCTGA
- a CDS encoding protein-glutamate methylesterase/protein-glutamine glutaminase yields the protein MSVALAGSPATNSAQYEPLRVMIVDDSVVIRGLISRWVEAEPDMVVAASLRTGLDAVNQLERVKPDVAVLDIEMPELDGISALPQLLAKKRDLVVIMASTLTRRNAEISFKALSLGAADYIPKPETTREPQAADIFKHDLLQKIRSLGGRVRRRAVPGVAAPAIAREPHPAPLPHPAVATPTVASQAALVKRSFGPTAPRVLLIGSSTGGPQALMSMVADIGPVIDRFPVLITQHMPPTFTTILAEHLARASRRPAHEGIEGEAIKPGNIYLAPGGKHMRVAKQGGNPVIALDDGPPVNFCKPAVDPLFMSAIEVWQGGILAVVLTGMGSDGMRGGKDIVAAGGSVIAQDEASSVVWGMPGAVANAGVCAAVLPLNQIGPKVVRLFAGDRS from the coding sequence ATGAGCGTAGCTTTGGCAGGTAGTCCCGCTACGAATTCGGCGCAATACGAGCCGTTGCGCGTGATGATCGTCGACGACTCGGTCGTCATCCGCGGCTTAATCTCCAGATGGGTCGAGGCTGAGCCGGACATGGTGGTGGCGGCCTCGCTGCGCACCGGGCTCGACGCCGTCAATCAGCTTGAACGGGTGAAGCCGGACGTTGCGGTGCTTGACATCGAAATGCCGGAACTCGACGGCATTTCGGCGTTGCCGCAGTTGCTCGCCAAGAAGCGCGACCTGGTCGTGATCATGGCGTCGACGCTGACCCGCCGCAACGCGGAGATCAGCTTCAAGGCGCTCTCGCTCGGCGCCGCCGATTACATTCCGAAGCCGGAAACCACTCGCGAGCCGCAGGCCGCCGACATCTTCAAGCACGATCTGCTGCAGAAGATTCGTTCGCTCGGCGGCCGGGTTCGTCGCCGCGCCGTACCCGGAGTTGCTGCGCCGGCGATCGCGCGTGAACCGCATCCGGCGCCGCTGCCGCATCCCGCAGTGGCTACTCCGACCGTTGCCAGCCAAGCTGCGCTGGTGAAGCGCTCGTTCGGTCCGACCGCGCCGCGCGTTCTACTGATCGGCTCGTCGACCGGTGGGCCGCAGGCGCTGATGTCGATGGTGGCCGATATCGGTCCGGTGATCGATCGTTTTCCCGTGCTGATTACCCAGCACATGCCGCCGACCTTCACGACCATCCTGGCCGAGCACCTTGCGCGCGCCAGCCGGCGCCCGGCGCATGAAGGCATCGAAGGCGAAGCCATCAAGCCCGGTAACATCTATCTTGCCCCCGGCGGCAAGCACATGCGCGTCGCCAAGCAGGGCGGCAATCCGGTGATCGCGCTCGACGACGGCCCGCCGGTGAACTTCTGCAAGCCTGCGGTCGATCCGCTGTTTATGTCGGCGATCGAAGTCTGGCAGGGCGGCATTCTCGCCGTGGTGCTGACCGGCATGGGATCGGACGGCATGCGTGGCGGCAAGGACATCGTCGCCGCTGGCGGCAGCGTGATCGCCCAGGACGAAGCCTCCAGCGTGGTCTGGGGCATGCCAGGTGCGGTCGCCAATGCGGGCGTCTGCGCCGCGGTGCTGCCGCTCAATCAGATCGGGCCCAAAGTGGTGCGCCTGTTCGCAGGAGACCGCTCGTGA
- a CDS encoding CheR family methyltransferase produces the protein MNPLDYDFLRKLLKDRSGLDLSADKQYLVESRLLPLARRLSLGGIGDLVQKMKGMGAESLISDVVEAMTTNETFFFRDKVPFDHLREEMLPALLQARAARRSLRIWCAASSTGQEPYSIAMTLKELGPAVAGWRFEIIATDLSPQVLEKSKSGLFSQFEVQRGLPIQLLVKYFKQAGEVWELSPEIRAMVQHRQLNLLHDFSSLGTFDIVFCRNVLIYFDQTTKVGILERIAKRLEPDGYLTLGAAETVVGLTDAFKPHSSRRGVYLPNLKSAPSIVPAFPATTALSSLRAS, from the coding sequence GTGAACCCGTTGGATTACGACTTCCTCCGCAAGCTCCTGAAGGATCGCTCCGGCCTCGATCTGTCGGCCGACAAACAATATTTGGTGGAGAGCCGATTGCTGCCCCTGGCGCGTCGGCTCAGCCTCGGCGGCATCGGCGACCTGGTGCAGAAGATGAAGGGGATGGGCGCGGAATCGCTGATCTCCGACGTCGTCGAGGCGATGACCACCAACGAGACGTTCTTCTTCCGCGACAAGGTGCCGTTCGATCACCTGCGCGAGGAGATGCTGCCGGCGCTGCTGCAGGCGCGCGCGGCGCGGCGATCGCTGCGGATCTGGTGCGCGGCGTCGTCGACCGGCCAGGAGCCGTATTCGATCGCGATGACGCTCAAGGAGCTGGGCCCGGCTGTGGCCGGCTGGCGGTTCGAGATCATCGCCACCGATCTGTCGCCGCAGGTGCTGGAGAAGTCCAAATCGGGCCTGTTCAGCCAGTTCGAAGTGCAGCGCGGTCTGCCGATCCAACTCCTGGTGAAGTACTTCAAGCAGGCCGGCGAGGTGTGGGAGCTCAGCCCCGAGATCCGCGCCATGGTGCAGCACCGTCAGCTCAACCTGCTGCACGACTTCTCGTCGCTCGGCACGTTCGACATCGTGTTCTGCCGCAACGTGCTGATTTATTTCGATCAGACCACCAAGGTCGGCATTCTGGAGCGGATCGCCAAGCGGCTCGAGCCGGACGGCTATCTGACCCTCGGCGCCGCCGAGACCGTGGTTGGCCTGACCGATGCGTTCAAACCGCATAGTTCGCGCCGCGGCGTGTATCTGCCGAACCTGAAGTCGGCGCCGTCGATCGTCCCGGCGTTCCCCGCGACCACCGCCCTCAGCAGCCTGCGGGCCAGCTGA